In bacterium, one genomic interval encodes:
- a CDS encoding HNH endonuclease translates to MSESIPTSATPAELALHHSFVESVQQLKRGLVRSCHYLLQIRNRNVHGVLGYRTIAEYAAAEAGLTRAQCNSFLELARRLPLLPGVAAGIENGDLNWSQAKLLCRAATPATEQAWIDTAKGLSVRSLAEVVRRVSTPVKPIASSPPRRAAFVPPPSSVPKSHFVTVAFHDDRFAIWEAWLAAARVATPGVPTDELLAGLIEQGGAGVVVRLAIRQCPDCRSAAVATSRGDLAVSAALLASAACEAEVQGPDGSLRRAVPPRMRRLVLARDGHRCQVDGCGHTQHLQVHHRTPVGTGGRTTPDNLITLCGRCHRALHEREEALKAAAADPTR, encoded by the coding sequence ATGAGTGAGTCGATCCCCACTTCGGCGACCCCAGCGGAACTGGCCCTTCATCACAGCTTCGTCGAATCGGTCCAGCAGCTCAAACGAGGGCTCGTCCGCAGTTGCCACTACTTGCTCCAGATCCGGAACCGCAATGTCCATGGCGTGCTCGGCTATCGCACGATCGCGGAATATGCGGCCGCCGAAGCGGGGTTGACCCGCGCTCAATGCAACAGCTTCCTGGAGCTTGCCCGACGTTTGCCGCTGCTTCCCGGCGTCGCGGCGGGCATCGAGAATGGGGACTTGAACTGGTCGCAGGCCAAACTGCTGTGCCGCGCCGCGACGCCGGCGACCGAGCAGGCGTGGATCGACACCGCCAAAGGCCTGTCCGTGCGTTCGCTGGCCGAAGTGGTCAGGCGGGTATCAACGCCCGTGAAGCCGATCGCGTCGTCACCGCCACGCCGCGCAGCCTTCGTCCCGCCTCCGTCATCCGTGCCGAAGTCCCACTTCGTCACCGTCGCTTTCCACGACGACCGCTTCGCGATCTGGGAAGCCTGGCTGGCCGCCGCGCGGGTCGCGACCCCGGGGGTGCCGACGGATGAACTCCTGGCTGGGTTGATCGAGCAGGGCGGCGCCGGGGTCGTCGTGCGGCTCGCGATCCGGCAGTGCCCGGATTGCCGGTCGGCCGCGGTCGCCACGTCACGCGGCGACCTGGCCGTCTCCGCCGCGCTTCTCGCAAGCGCCGCCTGCGAAGCCGAAGTGCAGGGACCCGATGGGAGCCTGCGCCGGGCAGTGCCGCCGCGGATGCGGCGCCTCGTCCTGGCCCGCGATGGTCATCGCTGCCAAGTCGATGGCTGCGGCCACACCCAGCACCTCCAGGTCCATCACCGCACTCCCGTTGGGACGGGCGGACGCACGACTCCCGACAACCTGATCACGCTCTGCGGCCGCTGCCATCGCGCGCTGCACGAGCGCGAAGAGGCGCTGAAAGCCGCCGCCGCCGATCCGACGCGCTAG